The Pseudomonas sp. FP2309 genome has a window encoding:
- the murD gene encoding UDP-N-acetylmuramoyl-L-alanine--D-glutamate ligase, with protein sequence MSLIASDHFRIVVGLGKSGMSLVRFLANRGTSFAVADTRENPPELVTLRRDYPHVEVRCGELDVEFLCRADELYVSPGLALATPALQAAAARGVKLSGDIDLFARNAKAPIVAISGSNAKSTVTTLVGEMAVAAGKRVAVGGNLGTPALDLLSDDVELYVMELSSFQLETTHDLGAEVATVLNVSEDHMDRYSGLPAYHLAKHRIFRGAKQVVVNRQDALSRPLMGEGLPCWTFGLGKPDFKGFGIREENGEKYLAFEFQNLMPARELKIRGAHNQSNALAALALGHAVGLPFDAMLSSLRTFGGLEHRCQWVRDLNGVSYYNDSKATNVGAALAAIEGLGADIDGKLVLIAGGDGKGADFKDLKAPVAAHCRAVVLMGRDADKIADALGDAVPQVHAMSLDDAIAQCKALAQPGDAVLLSPACASFDMFKNYEERGQLFARAVEGLA encoded by the coding sequence GTGTCCCTGATCGCTTCAGACCACTTCCGCATCGTTGTCGGCCTCGGCAAGAGCGGCATGTCCCTGGTTCGCTTCCTGGCGAACCGGGGCACGTCGTTTGCCGTGGCCGATACGCGGGAAAATCCACCGGAGCTGGTCACGCTGCGCCGTGACTACCCGCACGTGGAAGTGCGTTGTGGCGAGCTGGATGTCGAGTTTCTGTGCCGTGCCGACGAGCTCTACGTGAGCCCCGGCCTGGCCCTGGCCACACCGGCCCTGCAAGCGGCGGCGGCGCGCGGCGTGAAGCTGTCCGGCGATATCGACCTGTTCGCCCGTAACGCGAAGGCGCCGATCGTGGCCATCAGCGGTTCCAACGCAAAAAGCACCGTGACCACCTTGGTCGGCGAGATGGCGGTTGCGGCCGGCAAGCGTGTGGCCGTGGGCGGCAATCTCGGCACGCCGGCGCTGGATCTGCTCAGCGATGACGTCGAGCTGTACGTGATGGAGCTGTCGAGCTTCCAGCTCGAGACCACCCACGACCTGGGCGCTGAAGTAGCCACCGTGCTGAACGTCAGCGAAGACCACATGGACCGCTACAGCGGCTTGCCCGCCTACCATTTGGCCAAGCATCGGATCTTCCGCGGCGCCAAGCAGGTGGTGGTCAACCGTCAGGACGCCCTTAGCCGTCCGTTGATGGGTGAAGGCCTGCCCTGCTGGACCTTCGGCCTGGGCAAACCGGACTTCAAGGGCTTCGGCATTCGCGAAGAGAACGGCGAGAAATACCTGGCCTTCGAATTCCAGAATCTGATGCCTGCGCGCGAGTTGAAAATCCGTGGCGCCCATAACCAGTCCAACGCCTTGGCTGCATTGGCGCTGGGGCATGCCGTGGGCCTGCCGTTCGACGCCATGTTGTCGAGCCTGCGCACCTTCGGTGGCCTGGAACATCGCTGCCAATGGGTGCGCGACCTGAACGGCGTCAGCTATTACAACGACTCCAAGGCCACTAACGTCGGTGCCGCATTGGCCGCCATCGAAGGCCTTGGCGCCGACATTGATGGCAAGCTGGTGCTGATCGCCGGTGGCGACGGCAAAGGTGCCGATTTCAAGGACCTCAAGGCCCCGGTGGCCGCGCATTGCCGCGCCGTGGTGTTGATGGGCCGTGATGCCGACAAAATCGCCGACGCCTTGGGTGATGCCGTGCCGCAAGTGCACGCCATGTCGCTGGACGACGCCATTGCCCAGTGCAAAGCCCTGGCCCAGCCGGGGGATGCGGTGCTGCTGTCGCCGGCGTGTGCCAGCTTCGACATGTTCAAGAACTACGAAGAGCGCGGCCAGCTGTTCGCCCGCGCCGTGGAGGGCTTGGCATGA